The nucleotide window GACGTGCTCAAAGAAATCCGCGAGATTTCGGATATCCCAGTCATCATGCTGACAGCAAGGACCGAAGAGATCGACAGACTCAAGGGCTTCGACACGGGCGCTGACGACTATGTCGTCAAGCCCTTCAGCGTTAAGGAGATTGTAAAAAGAGTGCATGCCCTTATCCGGCGGACCTACCATAATTCTGAAGAACTCGTGTATAAATTCGCCGATCTGAGCCTCCATACCAAAAGCATGAAGCTGTATAAGGACAGTAAGGAAATCCCAATTACAGCGGCGGAGTTTGGACTTTTGCAGGCGTTATTCAGAAATCAGGGACAGGTTTTATCGCGGGAGCAGCTGATCAGTTCGGCATACGGCTACGACT belongs to Oscillospiraceae bacterium CM and includes:
- a CDS encoding response regulator transcription factor; the protein is MVYNILVVEDQAEISGVVAKYLENEGFKTFVAQDGFEALEIFNKEEIHLTLLDIMMPGIDGFDVLKEIREISDIPVIMLTARTEEIDRLKGFDTGADDYVVKPFSVKEIVKRVHALIRRTYHNSEELVYKFADLSLHTKSMKLYKDSKEIPITAAEFGLLQALFRNQGQVLSREQLISSAYGYDYEGYDRNIDSAIKRLRQKIENDPRNPQILLTKYGAGYVLGGARN